One region of Carya illinoinensis cultivar Pawnee chromosome 8, C.illinoinensisPawnee_v1, whole genome shotgun sequence genomic DNA includes:
- the LOC122318285 gene encoding serine/threonine-protein kinase BSK1-like isoform X2: MGCCESIFSRRPHPEDNTKSGHNHNNHHLQADPPPPNGIDSGPSNSGGVPEFSEFLLAELRAATNNFNPDHIVSESGEKAPNVVYKGRLQSQNQNHRPWIAVKKFTKLAWPNPKQFAEEARGVGKLRHKKLANLIGYCCEGDERLLVAEYMPSDTLAKHLFHWENQTIEWAMRLRVALYIAEALDYCSTEGCPLYHDLNAYRVLFDENGDPRLSCFGLMKNSKDGKGYSTNLAYTPPEYLKNGRVTPESAIFSYGTILLDLLSGKHIPPGHALDMIRGKNILLLMDSHLDGKFSTEEATVVLDIASKCLQYEPRERPNTKDLVATLAPLQNKLDVPSYVMLGIPMQEDAPPTTQHPLSPMGDACSRMDLTAIHQILVMTHYKDDEGTNELSFQEWTQQMRDMLEARKRGDLAFRDREFRTAIDCYSQEY; encoded by the exons ATGGGCTGCTGCGAATCGATCTTCTCGAGACGACCTCATCCCGAAGACAACACAAAAAGTGGCCACAACCACAACAACCACCACCTTCAAGCTGATCCTCCCCCGCCTAACGGCATCGACTCTGGACCCTCCAACTCCGGAGGCGTGCCGGAGTTCTCGGAGTTTTTGCTAGCGGAGCTGAGAGCCGCCACCAACAACTTTAACCCTGACCACATCGTCTCCGAGAGTGGCGAGAAGGCCCCCAATGTCGTCTACAAGGGCCGCCTCCAGAGCCAGAACCAAAACCATCGGCCCTGGATCGCCGTAAAGAAATTCACTAAGCTCGCCTGGCCTAATCCCAAGCAGTTCGCT gAGGAAGCTCGCGGGGTTGGGAAGCTCAGGCACAAGAAGCTTGCGAATTTAATTGGGTATTGCTGCGAGGGCGATGAGAGGCTGCTTGTTGCGGAGTACATGCCCAGCGATACCCTAGCTAAACATTTATTCCACT GGGAGAATCAGACCATTGAGTGGGCTATGCGATTAAGGGTTGCTTTGTACATTGCTGAAGCATTAGATTATTGTAGTACTGAAGGCTGTCCATTGTACCATGATCTGAATGCGTATAGAGTTCTATTTGATGAG AATGGTGATCCTCGGCTTTCATGTTTTGGCTTAATGAAGAACAGTAAGGATGGAAAAGGCTACAGCACAAATCTCGCTTATACACCTCCAGAGTATCTAAAGAATG GAAGGGTGACCCCAGAAAGCGCTATCTTCAGCTATGGGACCATCCTTTTGGATCTTCTCAGCGGAAAGCACATCCCTCCGGGTCAT GCTCTAGATATGATACGGGGAAAAAACATTCTTCTTCTCATGGATTCACATTTGGACGGTAAATTTTCAACTGAGGAGGCAACAGTGGTTTTGGATATTGCCTCAAAATGCTTGCAGTATGAACCTAGGGAGCGGCCGAATACCAAAGATCTTGTTGCAACACTTGCCCCTCTACAAAATAAACTTGAT GTTCCATCTTATGTGATGCTAGGAATCCCAATGCAAGAGGATGCACCTCCTACTACACAACACCCTCTCTCTCCAATGGGTGATGCCTGTTCAAGGATGGACCTCACAGCTATCCATCAGATCTTGGTCATGACACATTACAAAGATGATGAGGGAACCAATGAG CTGTCTTTCCAAGAATGGACCCAGCAAATGAGAGATATGTTGGAGGCAAGAAAGCGCGGGGACTTGGCATTTCGCGACAGAGAATTTAGAACTGCCATAGACTGTTATTCTCAG GAATATTAA
- the LOC122318285 gene encoding serine/threonine-protein kinase BSK1-like isoform X1 produces the protein MGCCESIFSRRPHPEDNTKSGHNHNNHHLQADPPPPNGIDSGPSNSGGVPEFSEFLLAELRAATNNFNPDHIVSESGEKAPNVVYKGRLQSQNQNHRPWIAVKKFTKLAWPNPKQFAEEARGVGKLRHKKLANLIGYCCEGDERLLVAEYMPSDTLAKHLFHWENQTIEWAMRLRVALYIAEALDYCSTEGCPLYHDLNAYRVLFDENGDPRLSCFGLMKNSKDGKGYSTNLAYTPPEYLKNGRVTPESAIFSYGTILLDLLSGKHIPPGHALDMIRGKNILLLMDSHLDGKFSTEEATVVLDIASKCLQYEPRERPNTKDLVATLAPLQNKLDVPSYVMLGIPMQEDAPPTTQHPLSPMGDACSRMDLTAIHQILVMTHYKDDEGTNELSFQEWTQQMRDMLEARKRGDLAFRDREFRTAIDCYSQFIDVGTMVSPTVYARRSLCYLMCDQPDAALRDAMQAQCVYPDWSTAFYMQAVALAKMDMHKDAGDMLSEAASLEEKKQRGGKGS, from the exons ATGGGCTGCTGCGAATCGATCTTCTCGAGACGACCTCATCCCGAAGACAACACAAAAAGTGGCCACAACCACAACAACCACCACCTTCAAGCTGATCCTCCCCCGCCTAACGGCATCGACTCTGGACCCTCCAACTCCGGAGGCGTGCCGGAGTTCTCGGAGTTTTTGCTAGCGGAGCTGAGAGCCGCCACCAACAACTTTAACCCTGACCACATCGTCTCCGAGAGTGGCGAGAAGGCCCCCAATGTCGTCTACAAGGGCCGCCTCCAGAGCCAGAACCAAAACCATCGGCCCTGGATCGCCGTAAAGAAATTCACTAAGCTCGCCTGGCCTAATCCCAAGCAGTTCGCT gAGGAAGCTCGCGGGGTTGGGAAGCTCAGGCACAAGAAGCTTGCGAATTTAATTGGGTATTGCTGCGAGGGCGATGAGAGGCTGCTTGTTGCGGAGTACATGCCCAGCGATACCCTAGCTAAACATTTATTCCACT GGGAGAATCAGACCATTGAGTGGGCTATGCGATTAAGGGTTGCTTTGTACATTGCTGAAGCATTAGATTATTGTAGTACTGAAGGCTGTCCATTGTACCATGATCTGAATGCGTATAGAGTTCTATTTGATGAG AATGGTGATCCTCGGCTTTCATGTTTTGGCTTAATGAAGAACAGTAAGGATGGAAAAGGCTACAGCACAAATCTCGCTTATACACCTCCAGAGTATCTAAAGAATG GAAGGGTGACCCCAGAAAGCGCTATCTTCAGCTATGGGACCATCCTTTTGGATCTTCTCAGCGGAAAGCACATCCCTCCGGGTCAT GCTCTAGATATGATACGGGGAAAAAACATTCTTCTTCTCATGGATTCACATTTGGACGGTAAATTTTCAACTGAGGAGGCAACAGTGGTTTTGGATATTGCCTCAAAATGCTTGCAGTATGAACCTAGGGAGCGGCCGAATACCAAAGATCTTGTTGCAACACTTGCCCCTCTACAAAATAAACTTGAT GTTCCATCTTATGTGATGCTAGGAATCCCAATGCAAGAGGATGCACCTCCTACTACACAACACCCTCTCTCTCCAATGGGTGATGCCTGTTCAAGGATGGACCTCACAGCTATCCATCAGATCTTGGTCATGACACATTACAAAGATGATGAGGGAACCAATGAG CTGTCTTTCCAAGAATGGACCCAGCAAATGAGAGATATGTTGGAGGCAAGAAAGCGCGGGGACTTGGCATTTCGCGACAGAGAATTTAGAACTGCCATAGACTGTTATTCTCAG TTCATAGATGTCGGAACCATGGTTTCTCCAACAGTGTATGCACGACGAAGTCTTTGCTATCTCATGTGTGATCAACCAGATGCTGCTCTCCGAGATGCAATGCAAGCACAATGTGTGTACCCTGATTGGTCCACAGCCTTTTACATGCAGGCAGTTGCACTTGCCAAGATGGATATGCACAAGGACGCAGGTGACATGTTGAGTGAGGCTGCATCGCTTGAAGAAAAAAAGCAACGAGGTGGGAAAGGTTCTTGA
- the LOC122318284 gene encoding ATP-dependent zinc metalloprotease FTSH, chloroplastic, giving the protein MASTTTTNPLISSNFLGTKILLYPPIPKTTKSKPLPLPFFSKRKSGITQSILNRRPISEPLKSLPSQATLAALIFSTLNPQATLALDNPTPPQPPAVIEAEPASPSPSNPSPFSQNLLLTAPKPQAQTNSDLPEGGQWRYSEFLNAVKKGKVERVRFSKDGSVLQLTAIDGRRASVIVPNDPDLIDILAMNGVDISVSEGESGNGLFNFIGNLLFPLIAFAGLFFLFRRAQGGPGGPGGLGGPMDFGRSKSKFQEVPETGVTFADVAGADQAKLELQEVVDFLKNPDKYTALGAKIPKGCLLVGPPGTGKTLLARAVAGEAGVPFFSCAASEFVELFVGVGASRVRDLFEKAKSKAPCIVFIDEIDAVGRQRGAGLGGGNDEREQTINQLLTEMDGFSGNSGVIVLAATNRPDVLDSALLRPGRFDRQVTVDRPDVAGRVKILQVHSRGKALAKDVDFEKIARRTPGFTGADLQNLMNEAAILAARRDLKEISKDEISDALERIIAGPEKKNAVVSDEKKKLVAYHEAGHALVGALMPEYDPVAKISIIPRGQAGGLTFFAPSEERLESGLYSRSYLENQMAVALGGRIAEEVIFGEENVTTGASNDFMQVSRVARQMVERFGFSRKIGQVAIGGPGGNPFLGQQMSSQKDYSMATADIVDAEVRELVETAYSRAKQIITTHIDILHKLAQLLIEKESVDGEEFMSLFIDGKAELYVA; this is encoded by the exons ATGGCTTCCACCACCACAACCAATCCTTTGATCTCCTCAAACTTTTTAGGAACTAAAATCTTGCTCTACCCTCCAATTCCTAAGACCACCAAATCAAAACCACTTCCTTTGCCTTTCTTCTCCAAAAGGAAGTCTGGAATCACTCAAAGCATTCTCAACAGAAGACCCATTTCAGAGCCCTTGAAATCTCTACCATCACAGGCTACCTTAGCTGCCCTTATCTTCTCTACGCTCAACCCACAAGCCACCCTAGCGCTAGACAACCCCACACCGCCTCAACCCCCAGCAGTAATCGAAGCCGAACCAGCCAGTCCTAGCCCCTCAAATCCTTCACCTTTCTCACAAAACCTCCTCCTCACGGCCCCAAAGCCCCAAGCCCAGACCAACTCTGACCTCCCTGAAGGTGGCCAATGGCGATACAGCGAGTTCCTAAACGCAGTGAAGAAAGGCAAAGTAGAAAGGGTCAGGTTCAGCAAAGACGGCTCTGTTCTTCAGCTCACCGCCATCGATGGCCGCAGAGCCTCCGTCATTGTTCCCAATGACCCGGACCTCATCGACATCTTAGCCATGAACGGCGTCGATATCTCTGTCTCTGAGGGTGAGTCGGGCAATGGGTTGTTCAATTTTATCGGTAATCTTTTGTTCCCTTTAATCGCTTTCGCCGGACTGTTCTTCCTCTTCCGCCGAGCCCAAGGGGGCCCTGGCGGGCCCGGCGGGCTGGGCGGCCCAATGGACTTTGGAAGATCGAAATCCAAGTTCCAAGAGGTGCCTGAAACCGGCGTCACATTCGCCGATGTAGCTGGAGCTGACCAAGCGAAGCTTGAATTGCAAGAAGTCGTTGATTTCTTGAAAAACCCAGATAAGTACACTGCCCTGGGAGCTAAAATCCCAAAAGGATGTTTGCTAGTGGGACCGCCCGGTACCGGTAAGACCCTATTGGCCAGAGCGGTGGCAGGGGAGGCTGGCGTGCCATTCTTCTCGTGTGCGGCTTCGGAGTTTGTGGAATTGTTTGTTGGAGTTGGGGCTTCGAGAGTGAGGGACTTGTTCGAAAAGGCAAAGTCTAAAGCGCCGTGCATTGTGTTCATAGACGAGATTGATGCCGTGGGGAGGCAGAGAGGGGCGGGACTTGGAGGTGGGAATGATGAGAGGGAGCAAACTATCAACCAGCTGTTGACGGAGATGGATGGGTTTTCGGGTAATTCGGGCGTGATCGTGTTGGCGGCGACAAACCGGCCTGACGTGCTTGATTCGGCATTGTTGAGGCCTGGGAGGTTTGATAGGCAGGTTACTGTGGACAGGCCTGATGTCGCCGGTAGAGTTAAGATCCTTCAG GTACACTCTAGAGGGAAGGCACTAGCAAAGGATGTGGACTTCGAAAAGATAGCAAGAAGAACCCCTGGCTTTACTGGGGCTGATTTGCAGAATCTGATGAATGAAGCAGCCATTCTTGCGGCCAGGCGTGACCTCAAGGAAATAAGCAAAGACGAGATATCTGATGCGCTGGAGAGGATCATTGCTGGACCTGAGAAGAAAAATGCTGTAGTGTCCGATGAGAAGAAGAAACTCGTCGCATATCATG AGGCCGGGCATGCTCTAGTTGGTGCATTAATGCCCGAGTATGATCCTGTTGCCAAGATATCCATCATTCCTCGTGGCCAAGCTGGTGGCCTTACCTTTTTTGCTCCAAGTGAAGAGAGGCTTGAGTCTGGACTTTACAGTAGAAGTTACTTAGAGAATCAGATGGCTGTTGCCCTTGGTGGAAG AATTGCTGAAGAAGTAATTTTTGGCGAGGAGAATGTGACCACAGGAGCATCAAATGACTTCATGCAAGTCTCGCGAGTGGCAAGGCAGATGGTCGAGAGATTTGGGTTCAGCAGAAAGATAGGACAAGTTGCCATTGGCGGACCTGGTGGAAACCCCTTTCTGGGTCAACAG ATGTCATCCCAGAAAGATTATTCGATGGCAACTGCTGATATAGTAGACGCGGAGGTCAGGGAACTGGTAGAGACTGCATATTCAAGGGCTAAACAGATCATCACGACCCACATTGACATCCTTCACAAACTTGCTCAACTACTCATAGAGAAAGAATCTGTTGATGGGGAGGAGTTCATGAGTCTCTTCATCGATGGAAAAGCTGAGTTATATGTTGCTTGA